The following coding sequences lie in one Arachis ipaensis cultivar K30076 chromosome B05, Araip1.1, whole genome shotgun sequence genomic window:
- the LOC107642645 gene encoding protein ABCI7, chloroplastic: MSTVAFTPTPLNPSFNSHKFVRTKPNRLSLQSKAIVTSDPFVLELAETLEDSLPSSTAPLQKLREASSESLLSTPWPSRRDEPFRFTDLSFLRYSNILPVSQHPPTTTLPAADSTSFLSLNIADGHPVTPLSNSSQLPQGVYVGTLSALASTPIIDRVTELMCAFDAGDLFWSINGVGAPDATVVYVPEGCRVDTPIYLRYLAVEGGAEGSKTMRMSNPRVVVVVEKGAEVGIIEEFSAAEEGNDCYWTNSALEAVVGEGAKLTHSYIQNQSSSSAHIKWTSIRQESSSTYELTEISTGGKLGRHNLHIQQLGPDTVTELSTLHLSVGDQTQDLHSSLVLDHPRGYSRQLHKCIVAHSKGQAVFDGNIKVNRYAQQTDAGQLTRSLLLEPRASINVKPNLQIVADDVKCSHGAAISDLEESQLLYFRARGIDPKSARRVLIFAFGGEVIEKLPYPSIRERVRSQIKSLLDPSPK, from the exons atGAGTACTGTAGCCTTCACCCCAACACCTTTGAATCCTTCCTTCAATTCTCACAAATTCGTGAGAACCAAACCCAACAGATTGTCACTCCAATCAAAAGCCATCGTAACCTCAGATCCCTTCGTTTTAGAACTCGCAGAAACCCTCGAAGACTCTCTACCATCATCAACAGCCCCTCTCCAGAAGCTTCGAGAAGCTTCCTCCGAATCACTCCTCTCAACACCATGGCCTTCCCGCAGAGACGAGCCTTTCAGGTTCACCGATCTCTCCTTCCTCCGCTACTCCAACATCCTCCCCGTTTCTCAACACCCTCCCACCACCACTCTCCCCGCCGCCGACTCCACCTCCTTCCTCTCACTCAACATCGCCGACGGCCACCCCGTCACGCCCCTCTCCAACTCCTCCCAGCTTCCACAAGGCGTCTACGTAGGCACTCTGTCCGCTCTCGCATCCACCCCCATAATTGACCGCGTAACGGAGCTCATGTGCGCTTTCGACGCCGGCGATCTATTCTGGTCAATCAACGGTGTCGGTGCTCCCGACGCCACGGTGGTGTACGTGCCGGAAGGATGCCGCGTGGATACTCCCATCTATTTGAGGTACTTGGCCGTCGAGGGAGGTGCGGAGGGCTCGAAGACGATGCGAATGTCGAATCCgagagtggtggtggtggtggagaagGGCGCCGAAGTGGGTATCATCGAGGAATTTTCGGCTGCGGAAGAAGGCAATGACTGTTATTGGACAAACTCCGCTTTGGAGGCGGTGGTCGGAGAAGGTGCTAAGCTTACTCATTCTTATATTCAAAACCAATCATCGAGTTCTGCACATATCAAGTGGACCTCTATTCGCCAG GAATCATCTAGTACATATGAGCTTACAGAGATAAGCACGGGAGGAAAATTGGGGAGGCACAATCTTCATATACAACAGCTTGGCCCAGACACGGTGACTGAGTTATCAACCTTGCACTTGTCTGTTGGTGATCAGACACAGGATCTGCATAGTAGTCTGGTCTTGGACCACCCCCGGGGCTATTCCCGTCAACTTCATAAATGCATTGTGGCACATTCAAAGGGACAAGCAGTTTTTGATGGCAATATCAAGGTTAACAG GTATGCTCAGCAGACAGATGCTGGACAGTTAACAAGAAGCCTTCTCCTCGAGCCTCGTGCTAGCATAAATGTAAAACCAAATCTCCAAATTGTGGCTGATGATGTCAAGTGCTCCCATGGAGCTGCGATAAGTGATCTAGAAGAAAGCCAACTCCTGTATTTCAGAGCACGTGGCATCGACCCAAAGTCAGCTAGAAGAGTTCTAATATTTGCCTTTGGAGGAGAGGTGATAGAGAAGTTGCCTTACCCTTCCATCAGAGAGAGAGTACGAAGTCAGATTAAAAGTTTACTAGATCCATCGCCAAAATGA
- the LOC107642646 gene encoding NAC domain-containing protein 72 encodes MGGASLPPGFRFHPTDEELIGYYLKRKVEELEIELEVIPVIDLYKFDPWELPEKSFLPKRDLEWFFFCPRDRKYPNGSRTNRATKAGYWKATGKDKKVVCQSSPSTSIMKATGYRKTLVFYRGRAPLGDRTDWVMHEYRLCDDLGQDSPSFQGAYALCRVIKKNDKASDYKGKRGVSSSKNENETSMRLSSSKEHLSISADVSSQASQLCSESRYSSPIASPCAYNVAATAVFEPPSVDTNPSTFLVSPDMILDSSKDFAQTQDAISEFLPHHELLSTMTPWQSLEHTEISSSSSYSNFNGEIEFSDELGLIGRMSRYSGQVDMLDFYGNEEVLYEYEGYDQINSIRDPRQF; translated from the exons ATGGGAGGGGCATCACTGCCTCCGGGTTTTCGTTTCCACCCTACTGATGAAGAACTGATAGGATACTACCTGAAAAGAAAAGTTGAGGAGCTTGAAATTGAACTTGAAGTTATCCCTGTGATTGATTTGTACAAGTTTGATCCTTGGGAGTTGCCGG AGAAGTCATTCTTACCCAAAAGAGACTTGGAATGGTTCTTCTTTTGTCCAAGGGATCGAAAGTATCCGAATGGATCAAGAACAAACAGAGCTACCAAAGCAGGATATTGGAAAGCCACTGGAAAAGACAAAAAGGTTGTGTGCCAATCTAGTCCATCAACATCAATCATGAAAGCCACCGGATATCGCAAGACCCTTGTTTTCTATCGGGGAAGAGCCCCTTTAGGCGACCGAACGGATTGGGTTATGCACGAGTATCGCCTCTGTGATGATCTTGGCCAAGACTCACCAAGTTTTCAG GGTGCTTATGCTTTGTGCCGGGTTATTAAGAAGAATGACAAGGCCAGTGATTACAAGGGTAAAAGAGGTGTCAGCAGTTCCAAGAATGAGAATGAGACCTCAATGAGATTGTCATCCTCTAAGGAGCACTTGAGCATCTCTGCTGATGTTTCTTCTCAAGCAAGTCAGCTATGCAGCGAGAGTCGTTATTCGAGCCCTATAGCTTCTCCTTGTGCATACAATGTGGCTGCAACGGCTGTGTTTGAGCCACCTTCTGTGGACACTAATCCTTCAACCTTCTTGGTCTCCCCTGATATGATTCTTGATTCTTCAAAG GACTTTGCTCAAACACAAGATGCTATTTCAGAATTCCTTCCGCATCATGAATTGCTAAGTACAATGACACCATGGCAATCATTGGAACATACAGAAATTTCATCCAGTTCATCCTACTCAAATTTCAATGGGGAGATAGAATTCTCTGATGAACTTGGCCTAATTGGCCGAATGTCGCGTTACTCAGGACAAGTAGACATGTTAGACTTCTATGGAAATGAGGAAGTGCTGTATGAATATGAAGGATATGACCAGATCAATTCAATCAGAGATCCAAGACAATTCTGA
- the LOC107642648 gene encoding MND1-interacting protein 1 yields MRAKDKHTRTNRKPRSSPNPNSNSDSCRNKTVATPNSNRNPNIPPYSWGFCTEDELQELLLRNMEIVYADVVSKIVSMGYSEDQALKAVLNNGHCFGGVDALENILNNSLAYLKSNGNLEGSDDTMPVFTDLMQLEAYSLAAMVCLLQQLRPNLTKGDALWCLLVTDFHVGKASTIQVPVANNECTCCSSRTATTTTTTTTTTTNTGDNAVGVVSPSCESRGGPPDFNLVFACGHEMSLRLQRDIEFPKRFNLSPSMKSLLKRNVALCAAGFKAHSKQLPQPQAVAIPAGSTGPAEDAVTSMMNKFRELNLDDCMKLLAEDQKDEVLLALFNQVKDLEKELKVRKDWAHERAVQAATKLSNDMAELKMLRMESQREEAQKLKKGKQALDDATMKKLLEMEEALRKTSGEVDQANSTVKKLETENAEIRAELEASKLSASESVKNCTQVEKREKKCLKRLLAWEKQIAKLQQEISDEKQKIVEIEEELARIRQCQKEAEVKVREELKAKEEALVLIEEERRSKEASEADSKRNLKALRLKIEIDFQRRKDDLLRLEQELSCLKVSSRSADKHRKSKASRTGNSDVAKPQRETITKLLKELDNLENFEEVNGARECIICKGDEVSIVFLPCAHQIMCGSCSQEYGRKGKATCPCCRVPIEQRIRVFGAGS; encoded by the exons ATGAGGGCCAAAGACAAGCACACCCGAACCAATCGCAAACCTCGATCCTCGCCCAATCCTAATTCCAATTCAGATTCTTGCCGTAATAAAACGGTGGCCACGCCCAATTCCAACCGAAACCCTAACATACCTCCCTACAGCTGGGGTTTCTGCACCGAAGACGAGCTCCAAGAGCTTCTCTTGAGGAACATGGAGATCGTCTACGCCGACGTCGTTTCCAAGATCGTGTCCATGGGCTACAGCGAGGACCAAGCTCTCAAGGCGGTCCTCAACAATGGCCATTGTTTCGGTGGCGTCGATGCGCTGGAGAACATACTCAACAATTCCTTGGCTTATCTCAAAAGCAACGGCAATTTGGAGGGTAGCGATGACACTATGCCTGTTTTCACCGATTTGATGCAGTTGGAGGCGTATTCTCTTGCTGCTATGGTGTGTCTCTTGCAGCAGTTGAGGCCCAATTTGACTAAGGGTGATGCATTGTGGTGTTTGCTAGTCACTGATTTTCATGTCGGAAAGGCTAGCACAATTCAGGTTCCGGTTGCAAACAATGAATGTACTTGTTGTTCTTCGCGTActgctactactactactactactactactactaccacCAACACTGGTGACAATGCAGTTGGTGTTGTGTCTCCATCTTGTGAGTCTCGAGGGGGACCTCCGGATTTTAATTTGGTCTTCGCTTGCGGCCATGAGATGAGTTTGCGGTTGCAGAGAGATATTGAATTCCCAAAAAGGTTTAATCTTTCTCCTTCGATGAAGTCCTTGTTGAAAAGAAATGTTGCATTGTGCGCTGCTGGTTTTAAGGCTCACTCAAAACAGTTGCCGCAGCCACAAGCCGTGGCCATTCCCGCTGGTAGCACTGGCCCGGCAGAGGATGCTGTTACCTCCATGATGAATAAATTTCGCGAGCTAAATCTCGATGATTGTATGAAGCTTCTTGCAGAGGATCAGAAGGATGAGGTGTTACTTGCTCTGTTTAATCAGGTTAAGGATCTCGAGAAAGAGCTCAAGGTCCGAAAGGATTGGGCTCATGAGAGGGCAGTGCAAGCAGCTACAAAGCTGAGCAATGATATGGCTGAGTTGAAAATGTTGAGGATGGAAAGCCAAAGAGAGGAGGCTCAGAAGTTAAAGAAAGGCAAGCAGGCGCTTGACGACGCGACAATGAAGAAACTATTAGAGATGGAGGAGGCCTTGAGGAAGACTAGTGGTGAAGTTGATCAGGCAAATTCAACTGTCAAAAAGTTAGAGACGGAGAATGCAGAAATTAGAGCAGAGTTGGAGGCTTCTAAATTGAGTGCATCAGAGTCTGTCAAAAACTGTACACAGGTTGAGAAAAGGGAGAAAAAGTGTTTAAAGAGGCTTCTTGCTTGGGAAAAACAGATAGCAAAGCTACAACAGGAGATTTCAGATGAAAAACAGAAGATagtggagattgaagaagaaTTGGCTCGGATTAGACAGTGTCAGAAAGAAGCTGAG GTCAAGGTCAGGGAAGAGTTGAAGGCTAAAGAGGAAGCCCTGGTACTAATTGAGGAGGAACGCCGTAGCAAGGAAGCATCCGAGGCTGACAGTAAGAGAAATCTCAAGGCTTTACGCCTGAAGATAGAGATAGATTTCCAACGTCGCAAGGATGATCTCCTGAGGCTCGAGCAGGAGCTTTCATGCCTTAAAGTATCTTCTCGATCTGCTGATAAGCATCGGAAATCAAAAGCTTCACGGACAGGCAATTCTGATGTTGCAAAGCCCCAAAGGGAGACAATCACAAAGCTTCTTAAAGAATTAGACAATCTTGAGAATTTTGAAGAAGTCAACGGTGCTAGAGAATGTATCATATGCAAGGGAGACGAAGTTTCAATTGTTTTCTTACCGTGTGCACACCAAATTATGTGTGGTAGCTGCAGCCAGGAGTATGGGAGGAAGGGCAAAGCTACCTGTCCCTGCTGCCGGGTTCCAATTGAACAGAGAATCCGTGTGTTCGGTGCAGGTTCTTAA